The proteins below come from a single Chrysoperla carnea chromosome 1, inChrCarn1.1, whole genome shotgun sequence genomic window:
- the LOC123291066 gene encoding tubulin alpha-1 chain-like, whose product MREVLSVHIGQAGCQIGNACWELYCLEHGIQPDGQMPSDKTVGGGDDSFNTFFSETGAGKHVPRAVFLDLEPTVVDEVRTGTYRQLFHPEQLITGKEDAANNYARGHYTIGKEIVDLVLDRLRKLADQCTGLQGFLIFHCFGGGTGSGFTSLLMERLSVDYGKKSKLEFAVYPAPQISTAVVEPYNSLLTTHATLEHSDCGFMVDNEAIYDICRRNLDIERPTYTNLNRLIAQVVSSITASLRFDGAIKVDCLDFQTNLVPYPRIHFPLVTYAPVISAEKAYHEQLSVAEITNSCYEPANQMVKCDPRHGKYMACCMLYRGDVVPKDVNSAIATIKTKRTIQFVDWCPTGFKVGINYQPPTVVPGGDLAKVQRALCMMSNTTAIAEAWARLDHKFDLMYAKRAFVHWYVGEGMEEGEFSEAREDLAALEKDYEEVGMDSGEGEGEGGEEF is encoded by the coding sequence ATGCGTGAAGTATTATCGGTACACATTGGACAAGCTGGTTGCCAAATTGGTAACGCATGCTGGGAATTATATTGTTTAGAACATGGAATTCAACCTGATGGACAAATGCCATCCGATAAAACTGTTGGTGGTGGCGATGACAGTTTTAACACATTCTTTAGTGAAACCGGGGCCGGAAAACATGTACCACGAGCCGTATTTTTAGATTTAGAACCAACAGTAGTAGATGAAGTACGTACCGGAACATATCGGCAGTTATTCCATCCAGAACAGTTAATTACTGGAAAGGAAGATGCAGCAAATAATTACGCACGTGGTCATTATACAATTGGAAAAGAAATTGTAGATTTAGTATTAGATCGATTACGAAAATTAGCTGACCAATGTACGGGATTACAAGGTTTTCtaatatttcattgttttgGTGGTGGAACTGGCTCTGGATTTACATCATTGTTAATGGAACGGTTATCTGTTGATTATGGTAAAAAATCCAAATTAGAATTTGCCGTATATCCAGCACCACAAATCTCTACGGCGGTAGTGGAACCTTATAATTCGTTATTAACAACGCATGCTACATTGGAACATTCAGATTGCGGATTTATGGTTGACAATGAAGCTATTTATGATATTTGCCGTAGAAATTTAGATATCGAACGACCAActtacacaaatttaaatagattAATTGCCCAAGTGGTTTCCTCAATTACAGCATCTTTAAGATTTGATGGGGCAATTAAAGTGGATTGTTtggattttcaaacaaatttggtACCGTACCCAAGAATACATTTTCCATTAGTTACATATGCACCAGTAATTTCCGCTGAAAAAGCGTATCATGAACAATTATCCGTCGCAGAAATTACAAATTCATGTTACGAACCCGCAAATCAAATGGTTAAATGTGACCCAAGACATGGTAAATATATGGCATGCTGTATGTTATACCGTGGAGATGTTGTCCCAAAAGATGTAAATTCTGCCATAGCAACGATAAAAACCAAAAGAACAATCCAATTTGTGGATTGGTGTCCCACAGGTTTTAAAGTGGGTATTAATTATCAACCACCCACCGTAGTACCCGGGGGTGATTTAGCAAAAGTCCAGCGTGCATTGTGTATGATGTCGAATACAACTGCCATTGCCGAAGCTTGGGCACGTTTAgatcataaatttgatttaatgtaTGCAAAACGAGCATTTGTACATTGGTACGTAGGTGAGGGTATGGAAGAAGGTGAATTTTCTGAAGCTCGTGAGGACTTGGCAGCTTTAGAAAAGGATTATGAAGAAGTTGGAATGGATTCAGGTGAAGGTGAAGGCGAAGGTGGCGAAGAATTCTAA
- the LOC123291067 gene encoding tubulin alpha-8 chain-like produces MPEILSLHIGQAGLQIGNACWELFCLEHGINPNGQLQTETAYNDDNFKAFFTESASGMFVPRAVFVDLEPTVIDEIRVGPYKRLYSPDQLISGKEDAANNYARGHYTVGKSVCHAVVDRIRHAADNCEALQGFLIFHCFGGGTGSGFTSLLMEHLTRDYGKKISKLEVSVYPAPSVSTAVVEPYNSILNTHATMEHGDCSFLVDNEAIYDICRKNLDIERPTYLNLNRLIAQVVSAITASLRFDGALKVDCSDFQTNLVPYPRIHYPLVTYAPIVSCEKAYHELNTCTDITSACFEPTNQMVKCDTKLGKYMACCMLYRGDVTPKDVNSAIALIKSKRSIQFVDWCPTGFKVGLNFQPPTVVPGGDLARVQRALCMMANTTAIAEAWARLDYKFDLMYAKRAFIHWYVGEGMEEGEFSDAREDLATLEKDYDEVGQDTKVDELEENLDQL; encoded by the coding sequence ATGCCTGAAATTTTATCGTTGCATATTGGGCAAGCTGGCCTCCAAATTGGCAACGCATGTTGGGAATTATTTTGCTTAGAACATGGAATCAATCCAAATGGGCAGCTACAAACCGAAACGGCTtataatgatgataattttaaagcattttttacgGAATCTGCATCTGGAATGTTTGTTCCACGAGCTGTTTTTGTTGATCTAGAGCCTACAGTGATAGACGAGATTCGTGTTGGACCATACAAAAGACTGTATAGTCCCGATCAATTAATTTCGGGTAAAGAAGATGCTGCTAATAATTATGCACGTGGACATTACACGGTGGGTAAAAGTGTATGCCATGCTGTGGTCGATAGAATTCGACATGCCGCCGATAATTGTGAAGCTCTACAAGGATTTCTAATATTCCATTGTTTTGGTGGTGGAACAGGTTCTGGATTTACATCTTTATTAATGGAGCACCTAACTCGTGattatgggaaaaaaatttcaaaactagaaGTATCTGTTTATCCTGCTCCATCTGTATCCACAGCTGTAGTTGAACCATATAATTCCATATTAAATACGCATGCTACTATGGAACATGGAGATTGTTCATTTTTGGTTGATAATGAAGCGATTTATGATATTTGTCGTAAAAATTTAGATATTGAACGCccaacttatttaaatttaaatcgattAATTGCCCAAGTAGTCTCTGCCATAACTGCTTCGTTACGATTTGATGGTGCATTAAAAGTCGATTGTTCCGATTTCCAAACAAATTTAGTGCCATATCCTCGAATACATTATCCATTGGTTACGTACGCACCGATTGTTTCATGTGAAAAAGCTTATCATGAGCTAAATACATGTACGGATATCACGAGTGCATGCTTTGAGCCGACCAATCAAATGGTAAAATGTGATACAAAACTTGGAAAATATATGGCTTGTTGTATGCTGTATCGTGGCGATGTCACACCAAAAGATGTTAATTCAGCCATAGCGTTAATTAAATCCAAACGTTCCATACAATTCGTAGATTGGTGCCCTACAGGCTTCAAGGTTGGGTTAAATTTTCAACCACCCACTGTAGTTCCTGGAGGTGATCTTGCTCGTGTTCAACGTGCGTTATGTATGATGGCAAATACAACAGCTATAGCGGAAGCTTGGGCGCGATTAGACTACAAATTTGATTTGATGTATGCCAAACGTGCGTTTATACATTGGTATGTAGGCGAAGGTATGGAAGAAGGTGAATTCTCCGATGCTCGAGAAGATTTAGCTACGTTGGAAAAAGATTATGATGAAGTTGGACAAGATACTAAAGTTGACGAACTAGAAGAAAACCTGGATCAACTTtaa
- the LOC123291069 gene encoding tubulin alpha chain-like codes for MREIISIHLGQAGCQIGSACWELFCLEHGITPDGCMPKLPCTPGSPFDTSFETLFNENEACRFTPRALFLDLEPTVIDEIRLGSYGRLFNPYQMITGKEDAANNYARGHYSIGCEIIELVMDRIRLIVEKCCSLQSFMLYHCFGGGTGSGFTSLLMDNLASYFPKKILLEQTIYPSPCISTTIVEPYNAVLGTHSTLCTSNCNFMYDNEAIYNICRKNLLIDRPTYTNLNRLIAQVVSSATVSLRFAGGLSADCTDFQTNLVPFPRIHFPVVSYAPIIPVDRAFMETINVPDITTFCFDPTNQMVMCNPRDGKYIACCLMYRGDVVPKDVNASIAMIKSHKNICFVDWSPAGFKVGINWQPPTAVPGGDLARTRRAVCLVANTTAIIPSWQRLNHKFNMMFMKRAFVHWYMSEGMEEGEFIEAIENLATLEQDYREIECDYCAY; via the coding sequence atgcgtGAAATTATATCCATCCATCTAGGTCAAGCCGGTTGTCAAATTGGTAGTGCATGTTGGGAATTATTCTGTTTGGAACATGGAATCACACCTGATGGATGTATGCCAAAATTACCTTGCACTCCGGGCTCGCCTTTCGATACCAGTTTTGAAACAttgtttaatgaaaatgaaGCATGTAGATTTACACCACGAgcattatttttagatttagaaCCAACGGTCATTGATGAAATACGGCTTGGAAGTTATGGCAGATTGTTTAATCCATATCAGATGATTACTGGAAAAGAAGATGCGGCAAATAATTACGCACGTGGCCATTATAGTATTGGATGTGAAATCATCGAATTAGTAATGGACCGAATTCGATTAATTGTAGAAAAATGTTGTAGCTTACAAAGTTTTATGTTGTACCATTGTTTTGGTGGAGGTACCGGATCTGGTTTCACATCTTTGTTAATGGACAATTTAGCGagttattttccaaaaaagattttattagaGCAAACAATTTATCCATCGCCATGTATTTCGACAACAATTGTAGAACCATATAACGCAGTTTTAGGAACACATTCCACCCTTTGCACATCTAATTGCAATTTCATGTACGATAATGAAGCGATTTACAACATATGTCGTAAAAACTTGCTTATCGATCGTCCAACTTATACGAATTTAAATCGATTAATTGCCCAAGTTGTATCATCAGCAACGGTATCATTACGGTTTGCTGGTGGATTGTCAGCAGATTGCACGGACTTCCAAACTAATTTAGTGCCATTTCCACGAATACATTTCCCAGTGGTATCCTATGCACCAATTATACCAGTTGATCGAGCTTTTATGGAAACGATTAATGTTCCAGATATCACGACCTTCTGTTTTGATCCAACCAATCAAATGGTGATGTGTAATCCACGAGATGGTAAATATATAGCGTGCTGTTTGATGTATCGTGGAGATGTAGTTCCAAAGGATGTGAATGCCTCAATTGCTATgataaaaagtcataaaaatatttgctttgTTGATTGGTCTCCAGCAGGATTTAAAGTAGGCATTAATTGGCAACCACCGACTGCTGTACCAGGTGGTGATTTGGCAAGAACTCGTCGTGCTGTATGCTTAGTTGCAAATACAACGGCAATAATACCATCATGGCAAcgtttaaaccataaatttaatatgatgtttatgaaaagaGCATTTGTTCACTGGTATATGAGCGAAGGAATGGAAGAAGGTGAATTTATTGAAGCTATTGAAAACTTAGCAACTCTAGAACAAGATTATCGTGAAATTGAATGTGATTATTGTGCTTATTAG